A segment of the Populus alba chromosome 9, ASM523922v2, whole genome shotgun sequence genome:
ataaaagaaAGTTATTATCTTAATGAATTCACCCAATAACTCATGAGTTAATTCGATAACCCAGTTACTTGAAATCCTTTTTCGAGTCACACCTCGGATTAAGTCCGACAACAATGATTATCATCAAGAGAATTATGAGACAATCATAAAAGAGGACCCCACTTGAAATTCATGAATTGCAGAAAGAAGATCATTTCTGTGGATGAAATTAGAATGCAGGACAAGCTTCAGACATCTAGTTTGGTAATGATGTGAATGTGTCCGGCCTCGACCAAAATTTTCTTGTCATTAATTTCCCTCGAGATGCATGGTTAAAAACAGAAAGGCTAGCCTTGGTAAATCTGCAGTCGAAGCTTTATTCACCAGCATTTATTGCTTTAGCAGAAAAACTCTTACATGGATCAcaaaaagtaaaggaaaagaagaagaagttctTGCCAGACAAGGCCTTGTGAAGAGCAGGTGAAGTAGGTGGCAATGCTCCTCCCTTTTAGAACCTATCCCACATTTCAGAAATCTTGTTCGTACTGcagtttatgaaattaattctGATAATTGACtgcttaattgtttttatccaTCAAATATATAATGTGGTTGCCACCAAGACAGTAATTTTTTTCTGTGTGTTGAGACTTGAGAGAAAGCAACAATGCTAGCCTCAAGAACATTCCAACATATGTTATATATGAGCCTTGCTATGTATTCATTGTGGTACTGGTAAAGCCGCATATCCATTCATTTACGAGCTTTCAAACAATATTAAAGGAAGATTAACCAACGTTAAACTAACAGAAATTAAAGAAGTGTATGCTGCTTAAACAATCGATGGCAATATGCAAcctaataagaaaacaaatcaagaacttGATCAAATAATTTTTGGCCATTTGTATCAGTTAATCCAATCATTATGGGAATAATATTCAATGATATTGAATTGATTACGagggaaaacaaagaaagtttctcatttttgaaattgtttgatTCTATAACAGAAAAATATAGTTATCAAAGTGTGGATTCACATCAAATTGGCAATTCATGCCAAACAAGATTATTCTATCTGATTAGTATGATTGCCTCTATTTTATGATCTAGTCAAGCTAGAAAGGACATCAATGGATGTATCTTCTCTGCAAGGAATTTCAAACCAGCCTTTGGATGACTAAAACCGAACTCCTCTTCAGCTTTATTAAGCAAATCTTGAAATGAAGGCTCATTCGGATAGGACAATGGAACTACAGATCGCTTCTTCTCTATTTCACCGATGCAAACAGCTAAAAATCCTTTTGGTATATCTAAAGATCTTGAAGCACATCATGTACCTTGGCAATGACCATCATAGCAGAACATGGTTTTTTAAGTAATTAGCCTCAACATCTATTGCTGTAAAAATTGTAACAGCTAGAGGAACAGATCAGTGATTACACTAAATATTGTACGTCTGTCTCTAAATTTTCCTTACTTTGTTTTAACTCTACAGGTATCGGTATGAACACAAGTTCTTAATATTTGACATGATGCAATCAAAGTAAACTTGACTTCTTGAGGCCTTTGTCTGTGATGAGCTGATGCCTGGCACCATAAACATGTTACTTTATTGTTACTACAGCAACATATAAAAAGACTGCCCAAATCCAGTTTCAGatgaagagtttttttaaaattttttggttATGGGGGGTAAGTAATTAAAGCAATGATCATGGAGTAGCGCATTTAACGAACGTAAGACAACACGACAGAAATTTGCAAGAGAACAATATATAGCCATGAGAAAATTAAAGAACTCATTGATTAATGCATTCACTCTCAAATTTGAAATACAATTTGAGAAGACAGCAGTAGTACTGTGAACCTTGTTCATTTCCcttaaggaagaaaaaaggtATCCGAGAAAAGGTCTGTAGTCTTAAGTCCTCAGTGTCTTATTTGCAAAAAATGTGCTTGAGTCAATCTCCGCCACTATCTGCTTTCATGACTAACTTAAGCAAGAAATGACATCCATGAAAATCTCTTCTCTGCAAGGAATAGTGAGACCGCCCATTGGATGATCATATCCTAATTGTTCTTCAGCTTGGCTAAGGAAGTCTTGAAAAATAGGTTGGTTTCAAGTATGGTACTGGAATTACAAATCGCTTCTTTTGGATTTCTCCAAAAAATTGTATTCGAGCTGAAATGCATAGGAGGAAAACATGAGCACGTCAGATTCATTTTCACAACAAAGTAAATGAAGATAAAGGAAATATGAAATTTCGTATTCCATCCATTATACGTTACATGTCAAGTCTGCAATGATAAAAGTCCTATTTCAACTCATTTTCTCCCTTGTGCTAATTGAATGGATCAACTTTCCAGACTAGATTTGTCCTCCCTTGAGTCTCCATCTCCACTTTCCTTGTAGGGCCATGTCCAAGGCACTCTCACAGACATAGTTATGAAACCAAAGAAAATTATCAGTTCTGACAACAAATTTGTCTGGCAATCCAGTTTTCTGGGGACCATTGTTGAATAGTTGTTGTAGATGCTCTACTTGTCAAGTGACCCATTTGGCCATTTATATCACAAACTACCAAACTGGATCGGCTTTTAGCCTTGTGTTCTTACACCTACCATATGCCAAGTAATCAGATTATGAAAGGATACAGGATTCTATTCTGTGCTCCTGcatattaaaattcatattgtGGCTGATGAGACTAAGACAGAAGCTTTAAGTAAAGAACTTCCATGAGCAACTCAGAGCGCTGAAGAAGCATGGATCTTCTTATTGGGTCATTAATCGAACTAAGTGATCAAGCACTATAAAGTCAGACAAGCTATCCACACAATGCAGCCTCATAAATCAGATTGTAACCATAAGGAGATACTGCAGAAAATCAAGCTGTTAACTAATTAATGGATGGTGCCTACAAGCGTTCCTTCATCAACTATATCTTTTTACATCCATACAATTCATGCACTTCAAGGAAATGCAATGTCGTCGAAGAGTATTGCTCTTTTGAACAACATCACGTTTGAagtgagaagaaaaaacataactgtAGCCTGTACGTAGGAAACCCTTCCAAGGcaaagatcaagaaaaaatatatattctttgttttttgattaACCAAGTCAGCAAAGTTATAAGTGAAAGGCAAGACatcaaaaggaaaatatttctGAATCTCATGAACAAAAAAGTGTCAGTAATGCTTTCCTTTTCGTTTATACAACAAGGTTGGATCCATGGTTTGTGGAGGGGACAAATATTTCTCCTTCTCCAGGACTAGAGAGAGTAAATTCTGTACATGATATTTGGAATGTATTCTACATCCTACAAAATTGTTTTCTCTAATCTATGTTAGTCCTTCAGGCTAGAGGTGAGATCGATAAAGATGTCTTCTCGACAAGGGATCGTAAGGCCACCCATTGGATGTTCGAATCCAAATTCTTCTTCAGCTTTACTTAGTAGGTCCTGAAATGAAGGTTGGTTCAAGTATGATACTGGAATCACaaatcttttcttctcttcttctccaacaTATACTGCAATGTAGCCTTTTCGGACATCTTTAGCCGCAGATGATCCTCGAAGAATATTTTGCTTAACTTGATGAATACGGGGCAAGCGAATTGCCATCATTTTGTTTGGATGTGTGTTAGAACAATCTGAAGATTATAAAGGTTTCAGCAAAGAGACGAGAGCTCTGATACTTGATGAGAATGTAAAGGCTGCAATTGTGTGTATATATAGATGAAGTAATAGGCaaggaaaatcattttttatgtgGATCAGTGTCGCAAAGGCATTTGGATGGGGTCTGATGGAAGACATGAACTTATGAGGGATCACATGGTATTGTTTTCTGACTCATCATCAAGATGAGATCCGAAGCAAGTCCTTGATAATTAATGCTCGCAGTTTCCTGATTAAAACAGTTTGAAAAATTGCAGTAACATTTGGTTTTCCTACTGTGAAACATTTTCATTTTCCTGAGGAAGAAAAAATGGGATTAGCAGAAGCATGTATAACTATCTACTTGAACTGTGTTAGCCtctcaacaaaaaagaaaaaaaaaaggaacaaatggCTGCAATGAAAATGTCTTCTCTACAAGGAATTGTGAGATCTCCCATCGGATGATCATAATATCCAAATTCTTCTTCAGTTTGATTCAGGAAGTCTTGAAATATAGGCTGGTTCAAATATGATATTGGAAATACAAATCGCttcttttggatttcttcaacatAAACTGATGGGCAGCCCTTTGGCACATTTGAAGCTGCTTAGCTTCTTGCAGATGAAGACTGCGGACGAATTTGTTTAGCACGTACACTGGCAGTCGAAAGAAAACCCATTATTTCAAATCTAAGAAGACTTGTTAAGCAAAGGAACTTTTGATTCTAAAGGATCTGACGGCTTGAATTGCTCGTCAGCCTAATTTCATGGATGCAAGGTTTACATGATACAAAGCGCTTAATGCAAGAAGCTGGTCGCCAAGAGGCCCTTGAATGTGGAGTAGTCAAGAGATCAACTCATGAGTCATCACATGGTTTTGTCTCCAATCTAACTATCAAGCATACAGGTAGGACTGGCCACAATTCATTTCTGCGAAACGTTATGACCCCACTGCTTCTATGAACTATATAGGTCTACTTCCATTCCAAGTTATTTAAGGAGGATGATCTGATTGTCCAATTGACAATATAAgcttatattttctttctgttCTTCATATCTGACACTTTGCCTgtcatttattttgtaattttaaggCAAGATATCCattgaattttttctatttagattatCATATGTTTATCAAATTCAAAGATTTGAAGCTATAGTCCTTACGTAATCttcttggaagaaaaaaaaaaaaaaaaaaaactagaatctaGCTGCATGGAAAAGTGCTTAGCTGACATCCTCAATCCAAACTTCATACAAGCATGTCTAATTTCCTGCAATTAGTATAAAACCAGAAAGTGTTACCTAAGAACCTTTTCTATAGGTAAGAGAAAAACCATCAATAGCATAACTTGAGTAGCAACTGGAAGCTCTGAGAGCTACACTCGTATCATTTCCGACACACTAATTTCATATCAATGAAAAAACTGGCTCTTCttccaaaaaattaataaacttggCTTGACAGATGACAGTGCACAATGAAGTTCACATGGCCTTGCCCTGCTGCCAGCACTGATGATTAGCCAACTTGATACATCATTGTACGGGGATGCGTTTACTTCGAGGAGGGATCACTAACTAAATCTAGTATGATAGATGATTGATCATTTTCAAGAGGTCCCCCTTTGCAATGTGCCAAACATGGCCTCATACGTTTCACAGGAGGATTGCCCAGAACTTACAGTCACCCAACGCAGCTGGAGAGGACACAATGAAGTTCACATGGCCTTACCCTACTGCCATCAATGATGATTAGCCAACTCGATATATCATCGTACGGAGATGTTTTTACTTTGAGGAGGGATCACCAACAATATCTAGTCTGCTAAGTGAGTGATCAATTTCAAGAGGTCTCCATTTCTCATTTGTGTCAAACGTGGCTTTACACGTTCCATAGGAGGATTGCCTAGAATTTGCAGTCAGCCAAGACCAACCTCGTGGTTATATGGTTAATGGTAATGGGTGTCAATTTGTCATCATTGAATGATTTGAAGTTAAATTTCCGCAGTATCTCTCTTTCTTGAACATACGAGCTGAAATGCTTAACAGAACATAAGCATATCAGATTTATTTGTAATCAAGTACAACGAAGTTGATGAAgataaacaaattatgaaatttatccATCCATTATATTTGATCATGACATGTCAATTCTGCAATAAGAGAAGACTTATTTCATTTCACTTTCTCCCTTATTGATAAATGAATGCATCAACTTTCCGGATTATATTTGTCCTAACTCCTATTTAAGTCTCCATCACCACTTGCCCCGTGGGAGTTAGGACTGACGTACTAGGAACTCTCATAATAACGAAATTATAAAAGATTATCACTTGTGAAAACAAAGTTGATGAGTGGCAGCAATAATTTCAGGGGACCGTTGTTGAACAGTTGCTGCATATGCTCTTCTTCCTAAATGGCCCTTATACACCAGTTGTTACTTAACTGGACCGGGTTTGGCCGAGTGCTCTGACACCTAGCATGTGCCTATTAATCAGATTAGGAAAGGATCAAGGCTTCTATTCTATGCTAttgcatattaaaattaaagagtGGCTGAGACTACCAGAGAAGTCTACAGCTGAATCTGTGCCTTTGGCTGCAGTAATTGTCCCACTCTACGTTGATGCTTTCAATAATAGATGATGAGAAAAGTAAACAGTAACAGACTCCAGAAccagttcttttaaaaaaaaatataacgttGAAGGTGGCACCAGGAGATTCCAGCCTTCCAGTTCCACCATTTAAGTCTATCATCTTACAGAACAAGCCTCTAGAAGTTCCCAGGAAGCTGTGTTCCCTACTCAAAAGAGCATTTATTACCATTCAAGTGCAATGTGCGACGTGTAATGTGGATAGACAACATTTTAATTAGCAGGTGATGACAGTGCTTTGGTGTTCGGTCTCGTGAAATCAGACGTAAGATTGGCTAATTTAGGCTTCCGTCTGTCATGAACTGGTTCACTAATAGCAGAATGATGTTTGCTTAGTTCAGTCCACTTACAAGACAATCTCTAGAACAACCAGCATATAGGACAGGAAAGGGCTACCACAAAATAAACTCCTGCTactgaagatttttttttttttttgaggaatataattcaaacaaaatgcAGTAACTCATGCAAAGGAAATTAACAAGAGAACAATAGAATATGATGGAAAACTTTCATTGATTAGTTCTAGCAATTTCCTAATTGAAATACAATCTGACCAAAAGGCAATAGCATCCAGTTTTGCTATACCATGAAACAAGTTCATTCCCCTGAggaagaaaaaactacaaagaaaCAAAGGTCTGTACATGAAACGCATTAATGTTATCATTACAAAACCGTGTCAGAGTTTTTCTATACCATTATCAGCTTTCATGACTGATTTAAGGAAGAAATGACTAGATGAAAAATGTCTTCTCTGCATGGGATTGTGAGACCGCCCATGGGATGATGATATCCGAACTCTTCTTCAGCTTGACGTAGCAAGTATTGAAATAGTGGTTGGTTCAGGTATGATACTGGAATTATGAATCTCTTCTTTTGGATTTCTCCAACATAGACTGCAAGGCAACCCTTTGGCACATTTGAAGCTATTTGGCTTGCTGCAGATGGAGATAGCTGAAGAATTTGCTTAGCACGTGTAATAGCACACAAACGGAAACCCATTATTTGATATGAATGAGAAGGAAATAGTTCTTGAGAGAGATGCTGAACAATTTTTATTCTGAAGAACGTGAAGACTTGTGTTGCTTGTGAACctaaatgtgtgtgtgtatttataaAGATGCATGGGTATATTGCTAGAGATCCCCTATTGCATGTAGCCAGTGGTGCAGAGGCCCTTGCAAGAGGTCTAGTCAAGAAATTAGCTCACGAGCCATCACATGGTTGTCTTCTACCTAATCATCAAGAGTACAGGTCTGACTGGCCACTGTTCATTTCTGTGAAACATCATGACCCCACTGCTTCTACGAACTACTTAGGTCTGCTTCAATTTGAAGTTATTCGAAGAGGATAAATTAAAACTAGCAAAtccaaatcacaaaataaacagatatcttctgtttttttctctgcATCAGGACAAGCTTTAAGCATGAAATTCTGTGTGTTAAAAACATGTCCTGTACATGAATTTTTGATTCAGATATGGATCtttttcatcaaattcaaatcaatacaATGCCTCGAAACATTTTCttgggaaaaataaataaataatggagTCGAATTAAGGGAATTGAGCTGACATCCTCAGTTTAAAGACTATACCTGCATTCCAGATCGCTCTGCAATAAGTAGTATAGAACCTGAGAGTGGTAGCAAAGAACCTCAATCCACAGGTAATGAGAAAAGGTACAGGTATCATAGCTTGTAGGGGAATTGGAAACACAGAGACTTTAACTCAGCATATATGACATCCTGATTTTCACAAGTTCAATAATTGAACTTTACGGAAAGACCGCCATGAATGAAGCTCACATGGTCATGCCCTACTGCCAGTTCTCACCACTAGCCACATTAATACATCATCATGCGAAGATGCTTTTTCCTCAAGAAGGTACCAGGAACAGTATCTAGTATGATAGATGAGAAATCATATTCAAGACGTTCTTTTTACCAAGATACTGTCACCATTACAGACCTGCGGGTACATGCGTAGTACAGAAGACAGTCAGCCAAGAAAGACATTTCTCAGAAACAACTTCAATAGCTGTGATGGCACGAGTGTCTATTAGGTATTATCGATAGATTATAACGTTCAGCAGCATTTCTCTCTCCAAGAAGAAACAATTGGTGAGTCAAGCTATGTAGACGATAAGGTTGAGTTTGAAACAAAGTCAGCAACATAGAGCCTTGGCTGCCAACTAAAGAACCGAGTTCTCTGTTTCACTTTATTCATCCATGTTtcgaataataatatttatataaacacaaAGGTATTTTATAAACCTTTACAAAAACTCCtaacagaataaaaaataaatcttgtaAGTGATAGACTTTGAATATAACAGACTAACGTAGAGTTTTTAATCACAACTACTTACGagataaatataataatcttCTGATAACTATAACAATCTTCTACACAAGCAAATATGCAGGAGAAGATTATGGAAGATAGTGTATCTTGATATGTTAATCATTACGTAGTAATTTTAAAGTACTATAATTTAGCTATTATGTTATACTACAACTATATAAAAACTATCCTTGTAGCTGACGTTGAGAGATAATAAAATATAGCATCTTCAACTCAATTATTGTTCgctatatggtatcagagctataaAAAAAGACTAACTCTTAACATGGCTACCTCTTCTTCCTCTCCCATGCCAAATATTACTTCTATCAAACTGACAGATGATAACTACCCTCTTCAGAAGGCACAATTAGTGCCTTATTTTCGTGGACAAGAATTATATGGATATCTTGACGGAAAAATTCCGAATCCCTTACCATTTATTACTACTATACATCCCGATACTAGAGAACTTACTCAAATTGCAAATGCTGCTTATTCTCATTGGGTACGACATGAAAATCTTATTCTGAGCACTCTTACATCTTCTATAACTGAAGGTGTTCTCACTCAAGTGATTTCTTATACCACCTCTCATGTTGTTTGGCAAGCTCTTGCGGTTCATTTCTTTTCTGAATCTAAAGCTCGTATCTTGCACATTCATATCCTATGTTCTTGCTGGCCTAGGACACAATTATGATAGCTTCATGTCCTCCATTTATGCACGAGCAGATCAGGTCACTCTCGAGGAAGCTTATTCCTTGTTAATAGTAACAGAGGCTCGCCTAGCACGTCATCATCTGTCTACGACAACCCTGAATATTCTATTAAATAATCGCCATTACCATTGTTAATAAAACCgcgtttttttaattttaaatacttttctctctcttgtattatttttcaaaaacttttatcTGTATGATGTATAAGTAATCACTTTCAGGCCCTTTTACCCTCTGTACTAAATATAGCCTTCTACGGTCTACACTATACAGAATATTAAGCTGTCTGTTACCGACACAGACCTGCAGGCTGCAGGTACATTCATAGCAGTGCTTGCTGTCAACTTACAATAGTACAAAGGTAAACCTGTGTTCAGTAAAACGTTGGAAGATAGAGCTCCTCAGAATCTCTTTTCACGAACAAAAACTTGGTGGGTGAAGCTGACAAGTATAGGAGCTAAAATGCTTAGCAGAGCATAATTAagcatatcaaatttatttgtaattgagTACCACAAATTACATGAAGCCGAAACAAAGATGAAAAATTCGTAAAACACATGCAACATGTCAACTCTGCAATGAAAAAGAT
Coding sequences within it:
- the LOC118058997 gene encoding auxin-induced protein 15A-like gives rise to the protein MMAIRLPRIHQVKQNILRGSSAAKDVRKGYIAVYVGEEEKKRFVIPVSYLNQPSFQDLLSKAEEEFGFEHPMGGLTIPCREDIFIDLTSSLKD
- the LOC118059050 gene encoding auxin-induced protein 15A-like, giving the protein MGFRLCAITRAKQILQLSPSAASQIASNVPKGCLAVYVGEIQKKRFIIPVSYLNQPLFQYLLRQAEEEFGYHHPMGGLTIPCREDIFHLVISSLNQS